The genomic DNA gcttcttcctctgaaaCTCTGTTCATAAACATACTGAAAAACTCCTGAGTATAGAGTGGTGATACAAACATGCTCCATGCTTGAGTTTATTAAAGGTAATGTTTCATCCCCACTTGCAGCCAGAGTTGTTAGTGATTCCAGCCTGGGTCCAATACAGAATAACCAGGGATTAGACTTTTTGGTTTTCCCCCAGAGATAATAGTGGCACAATACTGCACCACCCTTCTATCTGCCTGAAGGGACCTACAGCTGCCCTGGTGCAGAAGGCAGCTGTCCTACCAGTCTGTTAGCCAGAAGCAGAAAGAACAAATGAGACTGTGAATGTAACAGACTTACACTTAGGACAGCacttaaaaagggaaaatgccATTTGGCCTAGTTGGCTGGCTGAGCCACAGATATTTGCTagaagcaggaagagaaatTGGTTTTGTGGGAAGTAGCAGTAGTGCTTCTGCTATTCTGGCTGAAAAGGAGAGATACAGCACCAGGCACCATAGTCTGACCGCTGGAACCCTGTAGGGCTCACCAGGAACACAAGGAGCAAaccttaaaagaaagaaaaaagacaggcCAAAAGAAGTTTAGGAGTCAGGTGTGCCAGCTCCAGGCCAGAGGCATCTGGCAAACCATACACACTACAGGTGCCAATCAAGCTGCCAAGCTTACATTGCTTCAGAAACGTAAACCTGCAGGGATGCAGCCCTCTGCAAGAAATAAACCCCAAGCAAGTGTCTCGGGAGAACCATTTTCACCTTTACAGCTGTATTAGCCAAGAGTGCTTCTCCCAAGTAAATACACGCCAGCAGGGACTAAAACGGCGTGCCGGTGCTGCCATCTACCGCCGAGCTATGAGGGAACAGGGGCCGAGCTGCTGAACAGAGcgtgtcccagccctgcctggtgCTCGACTTGACCCCAAGAGAAACGTTCTGACAGGAAGTTGCTGCGGGCACTTTTGGCAAAAGCAATGAGACTCgagagatttttttgttaaCTATGCTTTCAGCTTTAAAGTGACCTGTTTCTCCCTTCTTGCCTTGTGTAAAATGAACAGAATCACACCTGAGCTCCGTGGTAAAAGCACACTTTTCCTAACAAATCAGTTCAGGAAACAAGACCTAGTGTAGCTACCTCACCCAAATCTATAAAGGTTTATTTTAAAGTTCCAACCTGCTCAGAGTGGGTACATTTATGTTTGTGGTGTTACCAGCACATGGAGCAgatgtgttttcttcctttcccaaaCCACCACATCTGATTTGCATGACTGCTGGCCTACTTCAGCCACAGCCAGTAACCAGGTGAcaccagatatttttttttgcagtaaaCACGTTTCAAAAAGCATAGAGCAGTCTGAAGTGACTCTGTACCCACCTCCATTTCTACCTGCTGCTGAGTTCGGTGATGGTTCTCTTTGTACTGGTTGGCTCTAAGTACTTGCTGCTCAATTCCTAACAGAACTGCTTCACAACCATCGCACCTGTGAGACACAATATCAAACTGTGTTCGTGAGTTCTCTCTGGAGCAGCTCAATCAGGCTGAAAAGTCATGCTCACCTAAAAGTTTAAGAGAATCTTAAATTTATACTTCCTGTTTAGAGTTCCAAAAAGCTGGCAAGAAAAAGCTTTGCTGCCAATTCGATGTATTTCACAGCACTTTAGAGTCCACGTTACTCTTGCCATTGACTGCAGGTTCAATGCACTCTCAACTTCTTTTTCAGTCAGAATTACTTCTGGGATGCAACACATTAATGTTAAAGTTTTACTTTAGAATAAAATGACAAAGTCATACTGAGATAATCCCCCTGCTGTTAAGTGTTCAAAAGATGAGCACTCAACACAAAACTTGTAACTGAAGAGAACTGGCAGTGCGTTTGTAATTGTCTTCCAAACAATCTTGTAAAGTCCTGGATGCTGCCAgagccctccctccctccagagCCATGATGGGATGGAGGGAATTGGAGTAGAGAACCAAAAAACCTGCCCCCACCTCAGGACAAAATATTTGCCCTGCACTCATTACCACAGCAACTAGGAAGCAATTCCCACTCAGCTCAGAACCTGCCCCAGGCTCCAGAGTCTCCAGGGGAATTGCTTTGGGTGGGAAGGGAATCCAACAAAAAGATGAGAAGCAGCTTCCTGGAAAAGGTACAAAAAAATAGTACCACAGTCCCAATAAGTTTGCCTGCAGCCTGCATTTGCAGGAACAAAAGATAAGGCAAACAAAGGCATCTGAAACCTCAGACTTGGAGACATTCCCTCCAAAGAACTGTGGTTCTCTAGAACTTGCCCATGCAGTTCTCACCACAGTGAAAAAGGCTGAAAAGTAATGAAATGACAGTTCTGCTTTTGCTATCAAGTGTAAGAGAAGAAAGGGGTGTAGCTCCCACAAGATCCCAACTGCAGTTTGGCATATCCTTttgaaaaggccttgactccaTACTAGGGCTAGGGTTCTAGGGCTATGGAAAAGCTACAGCCAGAGTAGAATCTCAAGACCTAGTAGAGCTTGGCTTGATATATAACACAAGTGAATCCTAGATGGGATCTTGGAAAACTTGACCAACAGACTCCTCCTCCACGTACCTGCTTACAGCATCAGACTCCTGATTAAACACGGTGAAACTGAGACATGAATAAGAACAAAAACCAGGCCAAGCTATGTATGAGGAACATGGAGAGACTGCCTCACCATTCCTGAAGTGTTTTGACAATGTTACTGATGTCCTTCTTCTGAATGTCTCTGCCAATACAAAAATCCACCTCTAGCACCTGGTTTCGTTGATCCAGCTTCCCCTGGATAATATCTGTATAAACCGCTTCGATAATCAGATCTTCCAACTCCCTCAGATTCCTCATATCCAGGTCCTTCAGCAACACAGAGTAGGGAATGCACTAAAAACAGCAAGTCCAAGAATAAGTTAGCAGTCCTTGAGCCAAAATGAACAGCTAAGTCTCAGAAGGTCAAGATCCAAAAGTTTATTGTGTCCTACACTTCAACCTACAAGTACAGCAGCGACGATGGCAGAACAAACGCCCATTACCAGGCTACATAATACTCTGGCACAGCTTTGTTGATTCCCAAGGCTTTGGCACGGCAtgttaagaggaaaaaaggtaatGGGATTGTAGAAGAAATTAAGAGTGCTGTTCAGTTTTCTCTAGAATAAAAAAGTCAGTGTTTTTAAGAATGATTTTCCATCTCCAGCAGTGAAAGATGCCATAGAAAGTTTCCAGCCCTTCCTGACTAATTTGCTTGGCAGTGCAGACACCCTCACATCTTATCCAAGGAAGTCCACTAAATTCATGTCCCAAATGCACCATGAGAGAACACTGTACATTACAGGTATTTTCTAGTTGCAGGATATTTTGTGAGTACTTGTGCAGACCAAACAACTTCAACATTATGGGACTGATGCCACTTTCAAAGCCAAAAATTAGAACCAAAAAGACGAGCGTACGTTACCTTCATTCTGGAAGCCAGGCTTACAATTGTCAAGTGTTTCAGCTTGTTTTTCTGAGTCGCTGTTAATTCAGGCAGGTTATCTTTGTTTGCTGTTAAAGTTAAAAAGACAGGATTCAGCACTGACTTTCAAGAATTTTCTAATCCAGGCAGCACAACTTCGGGCTAATTACCCTAAAGTAAAACCTGAAAGATTCaactcctccagctcctctgggtgctgctgagcagagagtTGCCACTGATAGATTAGCACTCCcaaggagaggggggaaaagttaaaaaacaagTTTGCAGTTCCATTCTCTGCTTCTTTAGTAATGCTGGTTTTGGAATTGGATTGTAACTCATTTATACAAGTGCTGTCCTGCCAAAACAGTTGGTCAATGCTTTGTTTCTAACACCAagccatttttatttcattaacgAGCTGACAGAATAAAATCTTCCCCCTTCAGtgattcagttttaa from Colius striatus isolate bColStr4 chromosome 12, bColStr4.1.hap1, whole genome shotgun sequence includes the following:
- the COPS7B gene encoding COP9 signalosome complex subunit 7b — translated: MAGEQKPSCNLLEQFILLAKGTSGSALTALINQVLEAPGVYVFGELLELTNVQELAEGSNAAYFQLLNLFAYGTYPDYVANKDNLPELTATQKNKLKHLTIVSLASRMKCIPYSVLLKDLDMRNLRELEDLIIEAVYTDIIQGKLDQRNQVLEVDFCIGRDIQKKDISNIVKTLQEWCDGCEAVLLGIEQQVLRANQYKENHHRTQQQVEMEVTNIKKTLKATASSSAQEMEQQLVERECPPHTEQRQPTKKMSKVKGLVSSRH